The Deltaproteobacteria bacterium CG2_30_66_27 genome contains a region encoding:
- a CDS encoding DNA-binding response regulator: MLERALKGDGYEVRAESDPEGVVERIRAFSPDVVLLDIKLPGRDGIDILGEIVGQGIPAQVVMLTSDDTAETAVKAMKVGAADYLTKPFNLDEVKIVVAGILERAKLKDEVGYLRKICSDLIHQEIIGETNEVRKLKEKCGKFASAGVPMVLITGESGTGKEVIARHIHRLMRQGDSPSCCATFLGINCAALPEQLIESELFGHEKGAFTDAKAEKKGIFELAHGGSILLDEIGEMRLDLQAKLLRVLEERKIRRIGGRQDIPIETTVFATTNRNLEEAVEKGEFRVDLYYRLNAFSLHLPPLRERKTDIPLLARHFLHDYSEKYRKMSLKDFSPGAEELMVAYRWPGNIRELRNMIERIVVLENDEIVRPEHLPAEVVRRREGTEGVPRPGPTLPDAGISMDAMEKSLIVQALGKAGGNKAKAARLLGITYDSLRYQVKKFGLE; the protein is encoded by the coding sequence ATGCTCGAGCGCGCGCTGAAGGGGGACGGATACGAGGTCCGCGCGGAGAGCGACCCCGAGGGCGTCGTCGAACGGATCCGGGCATTCTCCCCCGACGTCGTGTTGCTGGACATCAAGCTCCCGGGGCGCGACGGCATCGACATCCTCGGGGAGATCGTCGGGCAGGGGATCCCCGCGCAGGTGGTCATGTTGACGTCGGACGATACCGCGGAGACCGCCGTCAAGGCGATGAAGGTCGGCGCCGCCGATTACCTGACGAAGCCGTTCAACCTCGACGAGGTCAAGATCGTCGTCGCGGGGATCCTCGAGCGGGCGAAGCTGAAGGACGAGGTCGGGTACCTGCGGAAGATCTGCTCCGACCTCATCCACCAGGAGATCATCGGGGAGACGAACGAGGTCCGCAAGCTGAAGGAGAAGTGCGGGAAGTTCGCCTCGGCCGGCGTCCCGATGGTGCTCATCACGGGCGAGAGCGGAACGGGGAAGGAGGTGATCGCCCGGCACATCCACAGGTTGATGCGCCAGGGCGATTCCCCCTCCTGCTGCGCCACCTTCCTGGGGATCAATTGCGCCGCCCTGCCGGAGCAGTTGATCGAAAGCGAACTGTTCGGACACGAGAAGGGTGCGTTCACGGACGCCAAGGCCGAGAAGAAGGGGATCTTCGAGCTGGCCCACGGCGGCTCGATCCTGCTCGACGAGATCGGGGAGATGCGCCTGGACCTGCAGGCGAAGCTGCTGCGGGTGCTGGAGGAGCGGAAGATCCGGCGGATCGGCGGCCGGCAGGACATCCCCATCGAGACGACGGTATTCGCCACAACGAACCGGAACCTCGAGGAGGCGGTGGAGAAGGGGGAGTTCCGGGTGGACCTGTATTACCGGTTGAACGCCTTTTCCCTTCACCTGCCGCCGCTTCGGGAGCGCAAGACCGACATTCCGTTACTTGCCCGCCACTTTCTCCACGACTATTCGGAGAAGTACAGGAAGATGTCGCTCAAGGATTTCTCCCCCGGGGCGGAGGAGCTGATGGTCGCCTATCGCTGGCCGGGGAACATCCGCGAGCTGCGCAACATGATCGAGCGGATCGTCGTCCTCGAAAACGACGAGATCGTCCGGCCGGAACACCTCCCCGCGGAGGTCGTCCGCCGGAGGGAGGGGACGGAAGGGGTGCCCCGGCCCGGTCCGACGCTCCCCGACGCCGGAATCTCGATGGACGCGATGGAGAAGAGCCTGATCGTCCAGGCGCTCGGTAAAGCCGGGGGGAACAAGGCGAAGGCCGCCAGGCTCCTCGGGATCACGTACGACTCCCTGCGGTACCAGGTGAAGAAGTTCGGGCTGGAGTAG